A DNA window from Chitinibacter fontanus contains the following coding sequences:
- a CDS encoding Hcp family type VI secretion system effector, with translation MAFDAFLKIDGIPGESTDDKHKDWIEIQSFAHKIEQPAQATASSAGGATAERVNHGQYEITHFLDKASPKIYEACCTGKHIKEITIELCRSGGDKVKYMEIKMEQVLVSKVVPHGSANDEGFPSELVSFSYGKIKWTYTQQKRSDGAGGGNVSAGWDLTANKTIA, from the coding sequence ATGGCATTTGATGCTTTTCTGAAGATCGATGGTATTCCAGGTGAATCAACTGATGATAAACATAAAGATTGGATCGAAATTCAATCTTTCGCTCATAAAATCGAGCAACCTGCGCAAGCGACGGCAAGTTCAGCAGGTGGTGCAACTGCTGAGCGTGTAAATCACGGCCAATATGAAATTACCCACTTTTTAGATAAAGCAAGTCCAAAAATCTACGAAGCATGCTGCACGGGTAAGCATATTAAAGAAATTACCATTGAATTGTGCCGTTCAGGTGGCGACAAAGTGAAATATATGGAAATCAAAATGGAACAAGTTTTGGTTTCTAAAGTCGTACCGCATGGCTCAGCCAATGATGAAGGCTTCCCAAGTGAGTTGGTAAGCTTTAGCTACGGTAAAATCAAATGGACTTACACGCAACAAAAACGCAGCGATGGTGCTGGTGGTGGTAATGTGAGTGCAGGCTGGGATTTGACCGCAAATAAAACAATCGCCTAA
- the tssC gene encoding type VI secretion system contractile sheath large subunit, giving the protein MSTDQQVLDAPVAAPAQTSSLLDSIIENSKIATNDSEKNHTRDLISELADQVLAGTVTVSRDLTASMDARIAEIDALISKQLNEIMHHNDFQKLEASWRGLKYLTAESETSTMLKIKVLNVSKKDLVKDFKASAEFDQSALFKKIYEEEYGTFGGAPYAGLIGDFEFGRHPEDFYLLEELSHVAAASHAPLITSAGAGLFGLESFTDIGKPRDLAKIFDTVEYAKWKSFRESEDSRYVGMVLPHVLGRLPYGRETSPVEDFDFEENVDGTDHSKYLWTNAAYAYGARMTAAFADFGWLAAIRGVEGGGLVEGLPAHTFNTDDGEVALKCPTEVAITDRTEKLLSDLGFISLVHCKNTDYAAFFSGQSTQKAKTYNTDAANANARLSTQLPYIFSVSRIAHYMKSIMRDKIGSFASRQNVQDFLNTWLAQYVLLDDSASQEAKAKYPLREARVDVVEVPGKPGVYRAAAFLRPHFQLDELTISLRLVAELPKPTR; this is encoded by the coding sequence ATGAGCACCGATCAACAAGTTCTTGACGCCCCAGTCGCCGCGCCAGCCCAAACAAGCAGCCTGCTCGATTCAATTATTGAAAACAGCAAAATTGCGACCAATGATTCTGAGAAAAACCATACGCGTGATCTCATCAGCGAATTGGCTGATCAGGTGTTGGCAGGCACTGTCACTGTTTCGCGTGATCTTACCGCCAGTATGGACGCGCGAATTGCAGAAATTGATGCGCTGATTTCAAAGCAATTGAACGAAATCATGCATCACAATGATTTTCAAAAGCTTGAAGCTTCATGGCGTGGTCTGAAATATCTCACCGCCGAATCTGAAACTAGCACGATGTTAAAAATCAAAGTGCTCAACGTTTCGAAAAAAGATTTAGTGAAAGATTTCAAAGCATCGGCTGAATTTGATCAAAGTGCTCTGTTTAAGAAAATCTATGAAGAAGAGTACGGTACCTTCGGTGGCGCACCCTACGCTGGTTTGATCGGCGACTTTGAATTTGGCCGTCATCCAGAAGATTTTTACCTGCTTGAAGAATTATCACACGTAGCTGCGGCTTCGCATGCGCCATTGATTACCTCGGCGGGTGCAGGCTTATTCGGTCTGGAGAGCTTTACCGATATTGGTAAACCACGCGACTTAGCTAAAATCTTCGATACCGTTGAATACGCTAAGTGGAAATCATTCCGTGAGTCTGAAGATTCTCGCTACGTTGGCATGGTGTTGCCGCATGTATTAGGCCGCTTGCCGTATGGTCGTGAGACGAGCCCAGTGGAAGACTTCGACTTTGAAGAAAATGTCGATGGTACCGATCACAGCAAATACCTGTGGACCAATGCTGCCTATGCCTATGGTGCGCGTATGACTGCCGCTTTTGCCGATTTTGGTTGGCTTGCCGCAATTCGCGGTGTTGAAGGTGGTGGTCTGGTTGAAGGCTTGCCTGCCCATACATTTAATACCGACGATGGTGAAGTTGCACTCAAATGCCCAACTGAAGTGGCTATAACGGATCGCACTGAAAAATTGCTATCGGACTTGGGCTTTATTTCACTCGTTCACTGCAAAAATACCGATTACGCCGCGTTCTTTAGTGGCCAATCAACGCAAAAAGCCAAAACTTATAATACCGATGCGGCCAATGCCAATGCGCGTCTTTCAACCCAGCTACCGTATATTTTTTCGGTATCGCGGATTGCGCATTATATGAAATCAATTATGCGCGACAAAATTGGTAGCTTTGCATCACGCCAAAATGTGCAGGATTTTCTCAATACCTGGTTGGCGCAATATGTATTACTCGATGATTCAGCAAGCCAAGAAGCTAAAGCGAAATACCCATTACGCGAAGCACGTGTTGATGTGGTAGAAGTTCCTGGCAAGCCAGGCGTTTATCGCGCAGCGGCATTTTTACGCCCGCATTTCCAGCTCGATGAACTCACCATTTCCTTGCGTCTAGTGGCCGAATTACCTAAACCCACTCGTTGA
- the tssB gene encoding type VI secretion system contractile sheath small subunit yields MGKESTQKKLSRVRPPRVQITYDVEIGDAIENKELPFVLGVLGDYAGHSKEPQKKLKERKFVQIDRDNFDDVLKGMAPRLAMKVDNKLKDDNSQMSVELNFESLADFEPQNVVNQIEPLKQLLDARKRLADLRNKVVGNDKLEELLDEVLRDTEKLNQISHARPAAVKE; encoded by the coding sequence ATGGGTAAAGAAAGTACACAAAAAAAACTATCGCGCGTACGTCCACCTCGTGTGCAGATTACTTACGATGTTGAAATTGGCGATGCGATTGAAAATAAAGAACTGCCCTTTGTTTTGGGTGTTTTAGGCGATTATGCGGGGCACAGTAAAGAGCCACAGAAAAAACTGAAAGAGCGAAAATTCGTTCAAATTGATCGTGATAATTTCGACGATGTCTTAAAAGGTATGGCACCACGCCTGGCGATGAAAGTCGATAACAAATTAAAAGACGATAACAGTCAAATGTCGGTTGAGCTTAATTTTGAATCGCTTGCTGATTTTGAGCCTCAAAATGTCGTCAATCAAATTGAACCATTGAAGCAATTACTCGACGCACGTAAACGTCTAGCTGATTTACGCAATAAAGTGGTCGGCAATGACAAGCTCGAAGAATTGCTCGACGAAGTGCTGCGTGATACCGAAAAACTCAACCAAATTAGCCATGCTCGCCCTGCGGCAGTAAAGGAGTAA
- the tagF gene encoding type VI secretion system-associated protein TagF, with product MPINFKRTQDMQLQFSIFGKLPRRADFIRINATHPAALDVDQQLADSLKYISLENEWQHRYLAMPASEFIFFSHDQKWAFVGVAMPSHDEASRHYPLVAGMCVPSEVIQGTEAEFVLANELFFSGLKDQLKSAADNSVEMLACRQFLEDQMAFSQRAGADLELAAQLLDRHMAKTAAWDLDRALQDQNADLESMILAFAFYLQMSRRYGNSMPGQLFLLPLPTGLGEEILGASVWLSLCRAATQSQGSNPIYFAFVSKESQRYLALSFSKINEQQLAMLWGKELDSRQIINAGDMQSPWRSHQAYAEASYILGRQLSDPTLSLLKLRDIVFKVTETIN from the coding sequence ATGCCAATTAATTTTAAACGTACGCAAGATATGCAATTGCAATTCTCAATTTTCGGAAAATTGCCGCGTCGTGCCGACTTTATTCGGATTAATGCAACCCATCCAGCCGCATTGGATGTTGATCAACAATTAGCCGATAGCTTGAAATATATTTCACTTGAAAATGAATGGCAGCATCGTTATTTAGCCATGCCTGCAAGTGAATTTATTTTCTTTAGTCATGATCAGAAATGGGCATTTGTTGGGGTTGCCATGCCAAGCCATGATGAGGCTTCTAGGCATTATCCACTCGTGGCAGGGATGTGCGTACCCAGCGAAGTGATTCAGGGTACAGAAGCTGAGTTTGTTTTAGCCAATGAATTATTTTTTAGCGGCTTAAAAGATCAACTAAAAAGTGCTGCAGATAATTCAGTAGAAATGCTGGCTTGTCGACAGTTTTTAGAAGATCAAATGGCTTTTAGCCAGCGTGCTGGTGCAGATTTAGAATTAGCTGCGCAATTACTTGATCGGCACATGGCTAAAACTGCTGCTTGGGATTTAGATCGGGCTTTACAGGATCAAAATGCTGATCTTGAATCGATGATCTTGGCATTTGCATTTTATTTGCAAATGTCACGTCGCTATGGAAATAGCATGCCGGGGCAATTATTTCTATTACCTTTACCCACTGGTTTGGGTGAAGAAATATTAGGCGCTTCTGTCTGGTTATCTCTGTGTCGTGCAGCAACCCAATCGCAGGGTAGTAATCCAATTTATTTTGCCTTTGTCAGTAAAGAGTCACAGCGTTATCTTGCCCTTTCATTTTCAAAAATAAATGAGCAGCAATTAGCCATGCTGTGGGGTAAAGAGCTCGACTCTCGGCAAATAATTAATGCTGGTGATATGCAATCTCCATGGCGTAGCCATCAGGCTTATGCCGAAGCATCGTATATTTTAGGGCGCCAACTGAGTGATCCGACGCTGTCGTTACTAAAATTGCGCGATATTGTGTTTAAGGTTACAGAAACGATCAATTAA
- the tssM gene encoding type VI secretion system membrane subunit TssM: MKHWLRNAKVTSAIGFLILIALIWFLGPWMGLESLESRFGWILGVMLLWVVTLLIGNVIASRAGSVIEKMLTKQADDAVIGASADKRAEVNLLRQRMLGAIDTLKTSQLGKARGNAALYELPWYMIIGHPAAGKSSAILQSGLTFPFSDKSGIQGVGGTRNCDWFFSTEGVLLDTAGRYATQSEDRVEWLEFLKLLKRHRSKAPVNGILVTISLPELAQHQSEGFALYARQIRERIHEIEDVFGLQVPIYLIFTKLDLLGGFAQFFESMSDAERNGVWGSTLSAEQGSGFDASHVVAMQFDEMYRGLMQMGEEKLAEHRGNQNKPAFFAFPIEFHALKEAVSKFVKLLQEDDPYHARPLLRGFYFSSALQEGTPRIGAAARVSSQFDLSRSGFDARQAPASYSYFLRDLFRDVIFPDQHLVSRQTRPAGSRWRLAGMLAGLSALALCAGLWTWSYIGNQKLMASVSADRAAAQKLVATGQVYDKLQALGVLQKRIEELQSYRRNGHPWQIGMGLYQGKEIEVALRKEYFDGLQQVMLQPVKKNLEESLLQLAANKPVEVIQPAATPAPTAAPVTTTVPVKPAPKKHAPKPKSNGLPNVVISAAQVPQRATAAQANQPAAASPAPARLDQGYNALKTYLMLSDRSRMDEAHLTDQIPRYWRAWLEANKGNRSNEEMAAAAERLVAFYVSQIKEPDLPLIQNNGKTVSEAREVLRASLKRLSATERVYNEIKARANTRFAPLTVPRILANKNGDVIAGSQMVAGAFTREAWDQFVRASIEEASKGEVKSDDWVLASSSHDNLGKDGNYEKNKAELEALYRQEYAAEWRKFLQGVVIRDFNTIPTAGNGIAQLADTQNSPVKLILARAAFETAWDNPSELSRKIENAKQSMLEKTTEFIKGNSQPKTANVAELGEVGKQFAGLARLVQADSVGVAPINAYFEQLGKLKGKMNQIASSDQPGAQALPLVQATLNGSGSELADTLQMVDNTLLSQVSPETREMVRPMLVRPLIQTYATLLSPVEQDLNAAWQREVYGQWKTLSAKYPFSDSANEAPMADIAKFIKPDEGTVDKFTDKYLNGLVVQKGDTMTPRTWANLGIRFNPTFLVGVGRLNALASSQMMDSANIKFELQPIPTPGISEIRLDIDGQELRYRNGPQPWQTFNWPGNGNTQGARIQVVAFNGASSVVSSQQGRMGWMRLIAQAQVEQQDADSAVLVWKNKNSADEVIRFNFRVVSGVNPLQLSGLRKLSLPDRVTM, from the coding sequence ATGAAACATTGGCTGCGCAATGCCAAAGTCACATCCGCAATTGGTTTTTTGATTCTGATTGCCCTGATTTGGTTTTTAGGTCCATGGATGGGGCTGGAAAGTTTGGAGTCTCGCTTTGGCTGGATATTAGGCGTCATGCTGCTGTGGGTGGTGACCTTGCTCATTGGCAATGTGATCGCTAGCCGTGCTGGTAGCGTGATCGAGAAAATGCTGACCAAACAAGCTGATGACGCGGTGATTGGCGCTAGCGCAGATAAACGAGCTGAAGTGAATTTATTGCGCCAACGGATGCTCGGTGCGATTGATACGCTAAAAACATCGCAATTGGGCAAGGCACGAGGCAATGCTGCCTTGTATGAATTGCCGTGGTACATGATTATTGGCCACCCTGCAGCAGGTAAAAGCTCGGCGATTTTACAATCAGGCCTGACATTCCCATTTAGTGACAAAAGTGGTATTCAGGGGGTGGGCGGTACGCGCAATTGCGACTGGTTCTTCTCCACAGAAGGAGTTTTGCTCGATACCGCCGGCCGCTATGCCACGCAAAGTGAAGACCGTGTTGAATGGCTTGAGTTTCTTAAGCTATTAAAACGCCATCGTTCTAAAGCGCCTGTGAATGGCATTTTGGTCACTATCAGTTTGCCCGAACTCGCTCAACATCAAAGTGAAGGCTTTGCTTTATACGCGCGCCAAATTCGGGAACGCATTCACGAAATTGAAGACGTATTTGGTCTGCAAGTACCGATATATTTGATTTTCACCAAGCTCGATTTACTGGGTGGTTTTGCCCAGTTTTTTGAGAGCATGTCGGATGCCGAGCGCAATGGTGTTTGGGGTAGTACGCTCAGCGCAGAGCAGGGCTCAGGCTTTGATGCTAGCCATGTTGTGGCCATGCAGTTTGATGAAATGTATCGTGGACTGATGCAAATGGGCGAAGAAAAACTCGCCGAGCATCGTGGCAATCAAAACAAGCCCGCCTTCTTTGCGTTCCCGATCGAATTTCACGCGCTTAAAGAAGCCGTGAGCAAATTTGTTAAGTTGCTTCAAGAAGACGATCCATATCACGCTCGTCCATTACTGCGTGGTTTTTATTTTTCCAGTGCATTGCAAGAAGGCACGCCACGAATCGGTGCTGCTGCCCGCGTTTCAAGCCAATTTGATTTAAGCCGTTCAGGCTTTGACGCGCGCCAAGCGCCTGCTTCGTATAGCTATTTCTTGCGTGATCTATTCCGGGACGTCATTTTCCCTGATCAACATCTGGTTTCGCGGCAAACTCGTCCCGCGGGGAGTCGTTGGCGTTTAGCTGGGATGCTGGCTGGCTTATCAGCATTGGCACTGTGTGCCGGATTATGGACTTGGTCATACATTGGCAATCAGAAGTTGATGGCCAGTGTGAGCGCTGATCGTGCTGCTGCGCAAAAATTGGTTGCGACAGGTCAGGTGTACGACAAACTGCAAGCGCTTGGGGTATTGCAAAAGCGTATTGAAGAGCTGCAATCGTATCGGCGCAATGGCCACCCATGGCAAATTGGGATGGGCTTGTACCAAGGCAAGGAAATCGAAGTTGCTTTGCGTAAAGAATACTTTGATGGTTTGCAGCAGGTTATGTTGCAGCCGGTGAAGAAAAACCTCGAAGAATCGTTACTTCAACTGGCCGCAAATAAGCCAGTGGAGGTGATTCAGCCTGCCGCGACACCTGCGCCAACCGCTGCACCTGTTACAACGACAGTGCCAGTGAAACCCGCTCCGAAGAAACATGCACCAAAACCGAAAAGTAATGGTTTGCCGAATGTGGTGATCAGTGCTGCTCAGGTTCCACAGCGTGCTACAGCAGCACAAGCAAATCAGCCAGCTGCAGCAAGTCCAGCCCCGGCAAGATTAGATCAAGGTTATAACGCGCTTAAAACTTATTTGATGCTGAGCGATCGCTCGCGCATGGATGAGGCTCACTTAACCGATCAAATTCCACGCTACTGGCGTGCTTGGTTGGAAGCGAATAAAGGGAATCGTAGCAATGAAGAAATGGCTGCGGCAGCCGAACGCTTAGTTGCGTTTTATGTCAGCCAAATTAAAGAGCCTGATCTGCCCTTGATTCAGAATAATGGCAAAACGGTGAGTGAGGCCCGGGAGGTGTTGCGTGCATCACTCAAGCGCCTGAGTGCGACTGAGCGGGTTTATAACGAAATTAAAGCGCGTGCGAATACACGTTTTGCCCCGCTTACCGTGCCACGCATCCTCGCCAATAAAAACGGCGATGTGATTGCGGGTAGCCAGATGGTTGCTGGTGCATTTACCCGTGAAGCTTGGGATCAATTTGTTCGTGCTTCTATTGAAGAGGCAAGTAAAGGGGAAGTGAAAAGTGATGATTGGGTTTTAGCCTCTTCATCGCACGACAATCTGGGCAAAGACGGTAATTACGAAAAAAACAAAGCTGAGCTCGAGGCGCTGTACCGTCAAGAATACGCTGCCGAATGGAGAAAATTCCTGCAGGGCGTTGTTATTCGCGACTTTAACACTATCCCAACAGCAGGCAATGGCATTGCGCAATTGGCTGATACGCAAAATTCACCAGTAAAACTGATCTTGGCGCGTGCGGCCTTTGAGACCGCGTGGGACAACCCATCTGAACTTTCGCGCAAGATTGAAAATGCCAAGCAATCGATGCTGGAAAAAACCACAGAGTTTATCAAGGGCAATAGCCAACCAAAGACCGCAAATGTCGCTGAATTAGGCGAAGTAGGTAAACAATTTGCTGGTTTAGCGCGCTTGGTACAAGCCGATAGCGTTGGCGTAGCGCCAATCAATGCCTATTTCGAACAATTGGGCAAACTCAAAGGCAAAATGAACCAGATTGCGAGTAGCGATCAACCCGGCGCCCAAGCGCTGCCGCTGGTACAAGCAACGCTCAATGGCAGTGGTTCGGAGTTAGCCGATACGTTGCAAATGGTTGATAACACCTTACTTAGTCAAGTAAGCCCTGAAACCCGCGAAATGGTTCGACCAATGCTGGTGCGGCCATTGATTCAAACCTATGCAACATTACTCAGCCCAGTTGAGCAGGATTTGAATGCCGCTTGGCAGCGTGAAGTGTATGGGCAATGGAAAACGCTGTCGGCTAAGTATCCATTTAGCGATTCGGCTAATGAAGCTCCGATGGCCGATATTGCGAAATTCATTAAGCCTGATGAAGGTACTGTTGATAAATTCACCGACAAATACCTCAATGGTTTAGTGGTGCAGAAGGGCGACACGATGACGCCCCGCACTTGGGCCAATTTAGGTATTCGATTCAACCCAACCTTTCTTGTTGGGGTAGGACGTTTGAATGCATTGGCTTCAAGCCAGATGATGGATTCAGCCAACATAAAATTTGAATTGCAACCGATTCCCACGCCCGGTATTTCAGAAATTCGTTTGGATATTGATGGCCAGGAATTGCGCTATCGCAACGGTCCACAGCCTTGGCAAACATTCAACTGGCCAGGTAACGGCAATACCCAAGGCGCACGCATTCAAGTCGTTGCCTTTAATGGTGCGAGCTCCGTGGTGAGCAGTCAGCAGGGGCGAATGGGGTGGATGCGCTTAATTGCACAGGCTCAAGTCGAGCAGCAGGATGCTGACTCTGCGGTACTCGTTTGGAAAAATAAAAACTCGGCAGATGAAGTCATTCGTTTCAATTTCCGAGTAGTCAGTGGCGTTAATCCGCTGCAGCTTTCTGGTCTTCGTAAACTGTCATTGCCAGACCGCGTGACAATGTAA
- a CDS encoding M15 family metallopeptidase, producing MPAREMLSVTSEVVSEKALLKPIELVELESESDNDVVIVDRQGKRKLVLPFASIVLVMAVIAVTLRFNSLHVLKPVIPQEYVQALHIQTTFAEAKLEPPAPLPPDVFVNAIAARPGLATADRDWSKLNPQFVQQVLLLMKKMQERGYPLALLEGYRSPERQDDLAQLANVVTKAKGGQSKHQYGIAVDLAPMKDGKVVISEKDPWAFDAYQALGEEAVALGLTWGGKWSFKDYGHIEQTGSLAVLVKNK from the coding sequence TTGCCAGCCCGCGAAATGCTGTCAGTAACAAGTGAAGTTGTGAGCGAAAAAGCGCTACTGAAACCGATCGAGCTAGTAGAGCTTGAGTCTGAATCTGACAATGATGTTGTTATTGTAGATAGGCAAGGAAAGCGAAAATTGGTATTGCCATTTGCAAGCATCGTGTTGGTGATGGCGGTCATTGCGGTGACGTTAAGATTTAATAGCTTGCATGTTTTAAAGCCTGTTATCCCGCAGGAATATGTCCAAGCACTTCACATTCAAACGACTTTTGCTGAAGCGAAGCTTGAACCGCCAGCCCCTTTGCCTCCGGATGTTTTTGTTAATGCAATTGCAGCCCGTCCAGGGCTGGCAACTGCCGATCGTGACTGGAGCAAACTCAATCCACAGTTTGTGCAACAAGTGTTGCTGCTCATGAAAAAAATGCAGGAACGTGGGTATCCGCTTGCTTTGCTTGAGGGATATCGCAGCCCTGAGCGGCAAGATGATTTGGCGCAGCTCGCAAATGTAGTGACTAAAGCCAAGGGTGGCCAAAGCAAGCATCAATATGGCATCGCCGTCGATTTGGCGCCGATGAAGGATGGCAAAGTGGTGATTTCCGAGAAAGACCCTTGGGCTTTTGATGCCTATCAGGCGCTAGGCGAAGAAGCTGTCGCACTGGGGCTGACTTGGGGTGGTAAGTGGTCATTCAAAGATTATGGGCACATCGAGCAAACAGGTTCGCTCGCGGTGCTAGTGAAAAATAAATAA